A window of the Sabethes cyaneus chromosome 1, idSabCyanKW18_F2, whole genome shotgun sequence genome harbors these coding sequences:
- the LOC128733052 gene encoding adiponectin receptor protein, translated as MTSRFELDAAIVSGAPDVLPGQRRPLPDDDILNAVATDFTLRKRCVWAPEDEDSLASEDIDLLDDDDELEEEEDDGVGCPLPSTPEDTQLLEAEMTEVLKAGVLSDEIDLGALAHNAAEQAEEFVRKVWEASWKVCHFKNLPSWLQDNDFLHKGHRPPLPSFSACFKSIFRIHTETGNIWTHLLGCVMFIGVATYFMTRPSFEMELQEKLIFMAFFIGAIVCLGFSFAFHTLCCHSEMVGKLFSKLDYCGIALLIMGSFVPWLYYGFYCHYKHKLIYLTVVIVLGITSIITSLWDKFSQPNLRPLRAGVFMSFGLSGIIPAIHYVLMEGWFSKISQASLGWLILMGLLYILGALFYALRVPERWFPGKCDIWFQSHQIFHVLVLVAAFVHYHGISEMAMYRVTVGECDIPHQHPAIGF; from the exons aTGACATCACGATTCGAGCTTGATGCGGCTATCGTTAGTGGTGCTCCAGATGTGCTACCGGGGCAGAGGCGACCACTGCCGGATGATGACATACTAAACGCCGTTGCAACTGATTTCACTCTCCGTAAGCGCTGCGTTTGGGCTCCAGAGGATGAAGATTCTTTGGCATCCGAAGACATAGATCTGCTGGATGACGATGATGAactagaagaagaagaggaCGATGGCGTTGGTTGCCCGCTACCTTCAACTCCGGAGGATACCCAATTGCTGGAGGCAGAAATGACAGAAGTGTTAAAGGCGGGTGTACTTTCGGATGAAATCGATCTTGGGGCATTAGCTCATAATGCTGCCGAACAGGCAGAAGAATTCGTGCGCAAAGTGTGGGAAGCGTCTTGGAAAGTATGTCACTTTAAGAACCTACCGTCGTGGCTCCAAGATAACGATTTCCTACACAAAGGCCATCGGCCACCGCTGCCATCCTTTAGCGCTTGTTTCAAGTCGATTTTTCGTATTCATACCGAAACTGGTAACATCTGGACTCATCTATTGGGATGCGTAATGTTTATCGGCGTAGCAACATATTTCATGACGCGCCCGTCCTTCGAAATGGAACTTCAGGAAAAGTTAATTTTCATGGCGTTTTTCATTGGCGCAATCGTTTGTCTGGGCTTTTCATTTGCTTTCCACACGTTATGCTGTCATTCGGAAATGGTTGGCAAACTGTTCTCCAA ATTAGACTATTGCGGAATCGCTCTACTAATCATGGGATCATTTGTACCTTGGTTGTACTACGGATTCTATTGTCATTACAAGCACAAACTAATTTATCTAACGGTAGTAATTGTTCTTGGCATCACATCGATCATCACGTCTTTGTGGGACAAATTCTCTCAGCCGAATCTTAGACCGTTGCGTGCCG GTGTTTTCATGAGCTTCGGTTTGTCTGGCATCATTCCGGCCATTCATTACGTTCTAATGGAAGGTTGGTTTAGTAAAATATCTCAGGCTAGTCTCGGCTGGCTGATTCTCATGGGATTGCTCTACATTTTGGGTGCACTCTTCTATGCACTTCGAGTGCCCGAGCGGTGGTTTCCAGGAAAATGTGATATTTGG TTCCAGTCACATCAAATTTTCCATGTGCTAGTACTCGTAGCCGCTTTTGTGCACTATCATGGAATAAGTGAGATGGCAATGTACCGAGTTACGGTCGGCGAGTGCGATATTCCACACCAGCATCCGGCGATCGGATTTTGA